In Polaribacter sp. L3A8, a genomic segment contains:
- a CDS encoding thioredoxin family protein, whose protein sequence is MKKLFLLACFVVLASCNVQQKATETKKATAVKNQRGDLIGLANKASFQQTPYKTWFDQKFDIYTPDAATIASLKKELEGVTIKGFMGTWCGDSKRETPRFFKILEQTDFNLNNFELITVNRSKKTPDNLQEGFNIKRVPTFIFYKKGKEIGRYVEYARESLEKDMLKIVSGDIYKHSYDH, encoded by the coding sequence ATGAAAAAACTCTTTTTATTAGCTTGCTTTGTTGTACTTGCATCTTGCAACGTACAACAAAAAGCAACTGAAACAAAAAAAGCAACTGCAGTAAAAAACCAAAGAGGAGATTTAATTGGATTAGCAAATAAAGCGTCTTTTCAACAAACTCCTTACAAAACTTGGTTTGATCAAAAATTTGATATTTATACTCCAGATGCAGCAACAATTGCTTCCCTTAAAAAGGAATTAGAAGGGGTTACAATTAAAGGTTTTATGGGAACTTGGTGTGGAGATAGTAAAAGAGAAACTCCGCGTTTTTTTAAAATCTTAGAACAAACTGATTTTAATTTAAATAATTTTGAACTAATTACAGTAAACAGAAGTAAAAAAACACCTGATAACTTACAAGAGGGTTTCAACATAAAAAGAGTACCAACTTTTATCTTTTATAAAAAAGGAAAAGAAATTGGTAGATATGTAGAATATGCTCGCGAATCTTTAGAAAAAGACATGCTAAAAATTGTTTCAGGTGATATCTATAAACATTCTTACGACCATTAA
- the gpmI gene encoding 2,3-bisphosphoglycerate-independent phosphoglycerate mutase, translated as MNKKVILMILDGWGITQDPKVSAIYNAKTPFINGLYEKYPNAQLRTDGEHVGLPEGQMGNSEVGHMNLGAGRIVYQNLARINKAVKEKTLGKEKVLLDTFKYAKENKKDVHLLGLLSNGGIHAHIDHLKGLLDVAKENEIGNVYLHAFTDGRDCDPKSGTFFINDIQEYMKESTGELASVTGRYYAMDRDNRWERVKEAYDGLVNGVGTKTTDAVATMNKNYEDGITDEFHKSIIVTNEDGSPKTQIKEGDVVLFFNYRTDRGRELTNALSQNDFPEFGMKKLDLYYTTITLYDASFKGINTIYNTDNIKNTLGEVLSKAGKKQIRIAETEKYPHVTFFFSGGQEEPFKGESRILRNSPKVATYDLKPEMSAYELKDALCDDLKKGEADFVCLNFANGDMVGHTGMMDAAIKACEAVDICAKEVIETGLDNGYSILLIADHGNCETMMNPDGSPHTAHTTNPVPFILIDKEIKSINSGVLGDIAPTILDLMGLEQPKEMTQHSLL; from the coding sequence ATGAACAAGAAAGTTATCCTTATGATTTTGGATGGTTGGGGAATTACACAAGACCCTAAAGTATCTGCTATTTACAATGCAAAAACACCTTTTATTAACGGTTTATATGAGAAGTACCCAAATGCTCAATTAAGGACAGATGGAGAACATGTTGGTTTACCTGAAGGACAAATGGGTAATTCGGAAGTTGGTCACATGAATTTAGGTGCTGGTAGAATTGTTTATCAGAATTTAGCTCGTATCAATAAAGCGGTAAAAGAAAAAACTTTAGGTAAAGAAAAAGTATTATTAGATACTTTTAAATATGCCAAAGAAAATAAAAAGGATGTTCACTTATTAGGCTTACTTTCTAACGGAGGAATTCACGCACATATAGATCACCTAAAAGGATTGTTAGATGTTGCAAAAGAAAACGAAATAGGAAATGTGTATTTACACGCATTTACAGATGGTAGAGATTGTGACCCTAAATCTGGAACCTTTTTTATTAACGACATTCAGGAATACATGAAAGAAAGCACAGGAGAATTGGCTTCTGTAACTGGGCGTTATTATGCAATGGATAGAGATAATAGATGGGAACGTGTAAAAGAAGCTTATGATGGCCTTGTTAATGGTGTTGGTACTAAAACCACGGATGCTGTTGCAACCATGAACAAGAATTATGAAGACGGAATTACAGATGAATTTCATAAATCTATCATTGTAACGAATGAAGATGGTTCGCCAAAAACACAAATTAAAGAAGGTGATGTAGTTTTATTCTTTAACTATAGAACAGATAGAGGAAGAGAATTAACAAACGCTTTATCTCAGAATGATTTTCCAGAATTTGGAATGAAAAAATTAGACCTATATTACACAACCATTACTTTGTATGACGCAAGTTTTAAAGGGATAAACACTATTTACAACACAGATAACATTAAAAATACCTTAGGTGAAGTTTTATCTAAAGCTGGTAAAAAACAGATTAGAATTGCGGAGACTGAAAAATATCCTCACGTAACATTTTTCTTTTCTGGAGGACAAGAAGAACCGTTTAAAGGAGAATCTAGAATTTTAAGAAACTCACCAAAAGTAGCTACTTACGATTTAAAACCAGAAATGTCTGCGTACGAATTAAAAGACGCTTTGTGTGATGATTTAAAGAAAGGTGAAGCTGATTTTGTTTGTTTAAACTTTGCAAACGGAGATATGGTTGGGCATACAGGAATGATGGATGCTGCAATAAAAGCCTGTGAAGCTGTAGATATTTGTGCTAAAGAAGTAATAGAAACTGGTTTAGATAATGGTTATTCTATTTTATTAATTGCAGATCATGGTAATTGTGAAACAATGATGAATCCTGATGGATCTCCTCATACAGCGCATACAACAAACCCAGTTCCTTTTATTTTAATTGATAAAGAAATAAAATCGATAAATAGTGGTGTTTTAGGTGATATTGCTCCTACTATTTTAGATTTAATGGGCTTAGAACAGCCTAAAGAAATGACACAACATTCATTATTATAA
- a CDS encoding ankyrin repeat domain-containing protein translates to MKKLILPLLLCLFAFGSVNATALKNENPKSVVTIKSQYNVSAFFKLIRMGNYEAVKSLIETGENVNKKSNGLTPLMYAARYNKVRVVQFLIDNGAKLKTKSDRGNMTALDMAKRSKAFDAVKVIKESL, encoded by the coding sequence ATGAAAAAATTAATCTTACCATTATTACTTTGTCTTTTTGCCTTTGGATCTGTAAATGCAACAGCTCTAAAAAACGAAAATCCTAAGAGCGTAGTCACAATTAAATCGCAATATAATGTTAGTGCTTTTTTTAAGTTGATACGTATGGGGAATTATGAAGCTGTAAAATCTCTGATTGAAACGGGAGAAAATGTAAACAAAAAATCGAATGGTTTAACGCCTTTAATGTATGCAGCTAGGTATAATAAAGTTAGAGTTGTACAGTTTTTAATTGATAATGGAGCAAAATTAAAGACAAAATCAGACAGAGGAAACATGACAGCATTAGATATGGCAAAAAGATCGAAAGCTTTTGATGCAGTTAAAGTTATAAAAGAATCGCTTTAG
- a CDS encoding rhodanese-like domain-containing protein — MSAEIKEYLEKGAVVLDVRTQEEWDEGHTEGAEHIVLTVIPLEVEQIKAWNKPVIAVCRSGARSGQATQFLTNHGIDVINGGPWQNVDQHVSK, encoded by the coding sequence ATGAGTGCAGAAATTAAAGAATATTTAGAAAAAGGAGCTGTTGTTTTAGATGTTAGAACACAAGAAGAATGGGATGAAGGGCACACAGAAGGTGCAGAGCACATTGTTTTAACCGTAATTCCTTTAGAAGTTGAGCAAATTAAAGCTTGGAACAAACCTGTAATTGCAGTTTGTAGAAGTGGAGCAAGAAGCGGACAAGCAACTCAGTTTTTAACAAACCATGGTATCGATGTGATTAACGGAGGACCTTGGCAAAATGTAGATCAGCACGTTTCTAAATAG
- a CDS encoding UDP-glucose--hexose-1-phosphate uridylyltransferase, which translates to MSNTNLQDYSHKRFNILTGEWVLVSPHRAKRPWQGQNEAVNNEKRPSHDESCYLCSGNTRINGEINPEYKDVFVFTNDFAALQNDSPTFNVNDGLLKAQSETGICKVICFSPDHSKSLADMSASEIQKVVFAWQREFTELAENPKINYVQIFENKGAVMGCSNPHPHGQIWSQSSLPNEVDKKNTQQLNYYNNNNSSLLGDYLTQELEKKERIIFENDGFVVLVPFWAIWPFEAMIVPKKHQANILEMNDEQALQYGEAIAVLTKAYDKIFNTSFPYSSGIHQAPTNGNANKHWHWHMSFYPPLLRSASVKKFMVGYEMFGTPQRDITAEQAVKMIKDCL; encoded by the coding sequence ATGAGTAATACAAATTTACAAGATTATTCGCACAAGCGTTTTAATATTCTTACCGGAGAATGGGTTTTAGTTTCTCCACACAGAGCTAAAAGACCTTGGCAAGGACAAAACGAAGCGGTAAATAACGAAAAAAGACCATCTCATGATGAATCTTGTTATTTATGTTCTGGAAACACAAGAATTAACGGAGAAATAAACCCAGAGTATAAAGATGTTTTTGTTTTTACAAACGATTTTGCAGCCTTACAAAACGACTCTCCTACATTTAATGTAAATGACGGACTTTTAAAGGCACAAAGTGAAACGGGTATTTGTAAAGTAATTTGCTTTAGCCCAGATCACTCTAAAAGTTTAGCAGATATGTCTGCATCAGAAATTCAGAAAGTAGTTTTTGCTTGGCAAAGAGAGTTTACTGAATTGGCTGAAAATCCTAAAATCAATTATGTTCAAATTTTTGAAAATAAGGGTGCAGTTATGGGGTGTAGTAATCCACATCCTCATGGACAAATTTGGAGCCAGTCTTCTTTACCCAACGAAGTTGATAAAAAAAATACACAACAATTAAATTACTATAACAATAACAATAGTAGTTTATTGGGTGATTACTTAACGCAAGAATTAGAAAAGAAAGAACGTATTATTTTTGAAAATGATGGGTTTGTAGTTTTAGTTCCTTTTTGGGCTATTTGGCCTTTCGAAGCCATGATTGTTCCTAAAAAACACCAAGCTAATATTTTAGAAATGAATGATGAACAAGCTTTACAATACGGAGAAGCAATTGCTGTTTTAACCAAAGCTTACGATAAGATTTTTAACACTTCTTTTCCTTACTCTAGTGGTATTCACCAAGCACCAACAAATGGTAATGCAAACAAGCATTGGCATTGGCACATGAGTTTTTATCCACCATTATTAAGAAGCGCTTCTGTAAAGAAATTTATGGTAGGTTATGAAATGTTCGGAACTCCACAAAGAGATATTACAGCAGAACAAGCTGTAAAAATGATAAAAGATTGTTTGTAA
- the galK gene encoding galactokinase — MSAILIKDVKETFINKFKTDPLLIFSPGRINIIGEHTDYNDGFVFPAAVNKGIAAAIQKSDSGSSTAIALDLDSTIEFALDKLKPSKEGSWENYVFGVVAEIQNKNKVIGDFNIIFKGNIPGGAGMSSSAALENSVVFGLNEIFNLGLTKHEMILISQKAEHNYVGVNCGIMDQYASMFGIKDNALHLDCRTVASKPYKIDFKDHQLMLINTNVKHSLSDSAYNDRRSACEGVSALLGIKALRDATEADLETIANKVTPANYQKALFVIQENERTLKAAKAIEDNDLQLLGSLIYQSHEGLSNQYHVSCNELDFLVDQAKKNKHVLGARMMGGGFGGCTINLVDKSEAKAFAEIASKAYKNKFNTECSVYFIELSEGTHIVK, encoded by the coding sequence ATGAGTGCAATACTAATTAAGGATGTAAAAGAGACATTTATCAACAAATTTAAAACAGACCCTTTATTAATTTTTTCTCCTGGAAGAATAAATATTATTGGAGAACATACAGATTATAATGATGGTTTTGTCTTTCCTGCAGCCGTTAATAAAGGAATTGCAGCAGCTATTCAAAAAAGTGATTCCGGTAGTTCTACAGCCATCGCCTTAGATTTAGACAGTACCATTGAGTTTGCACTAGATAAATTAAAACCTTCTAAAGAAGGAAGCTGGGAAAATTATGTTTTTGGTGTTGTTGCCGAAATTCAGAATAAAAATAAAGTGATTGGTGATTTTAATATTATCTTTAAAGGTAATATTCCTGGAGGTGCAGGTATGTCTTCTTCTGCAGCTTTAGAAAATAGTGTGGTTTTTGGATTAAATGAAATATTTAATTTAGGTCTTACCAAACACGAAATGATTTTAATATCACAAAAAGCAGAACATAATTATGTGGGTGTAAATTGCGGTATTATGGATCAATACGCAAGTATGTTTGGTATAAAAGACAATGCTTTACACTTAGATTGTAGAACGGTAGCATCTAAACCTTATAAAATAGATTTTAAAGATCATCAATTAATGTTGATAAATACCAACGTAAAACACAGTTTGTCTGATAGCGCTTATAATGATAGACGTTCTGCTTGCGAAGGCGTATCTGCATTACTAGGTATAAAAGCTCTAAGAGATGCTACTGAAGCAGATTTAGAAACTATTGCAAACAAGGTAACACCTGCAAACTACCAAAAAGCACTATTTGTAATTCAAGAAAACGAAAGAACTCTAAAAGCCGCAAAAGCTATTGAGGATAATGATTTACAGTTATTAGGTTCTTTAATTTATCAATCTCACGAAGGTTTGTCTAACCAATACCATGTTAGTTGTAATGAGTTAGATTTTTTAGTAGACCAAGCTAAAAAAAACAAACACGTATTAGGCGCAAGAATGATGGGTGGTGGTTTTGGTGGTTGTACTATTAATTTAGTTGATAAAAGCGAAGCAAAAGCATTTGCAGAAATAGCATCTAAAGCTTACAAAAATAAATTTAACACTGAATGTTCTGTATATTTTATTGAACTTTCTGAAGGAACACATATCGTAAAATAA
- a CDS encoding aldose 1-epimerase, translating into MYTINHNSETNSIEVKNTKNSVFGKIYLDLGASLQELTLDGQAIIQDLHPLEYDSTYASSILFPFANRIKDGKYSFNNEDFQLETNQKEERNALHGFVYNKTFKLIEQETTESSANLTLEYIEHAKTAGFPYTYTIQVTYVFNDNNVSLAIYVKNTDTKTFPFTLGWHPYFISDNLSESSINFDCNQKLIIGDRNITTGVEDVKSKVVLNIENKQLDDCWVLNTDKVQFNTPKYQLNFSSSVKDNFLQAYTPPRLNTIAIEPTTGVSDSFNNKIGLQTLNPNEEYYIVWKININNN; encoded by the coding sequence GTGTATACTATAAATCACAACTCAGAAACAAACAGCATTGAAGTTAAAAACACTAAAAATTCTGTTTTCGGTAAAATTTACTTAGACCTAGGAGCTAGTTTGCAAGAATTAACGTTAGATGGACAAGCAATTATTCAAGATTTACATCCATTAGAGTACGATTCTACCTACGCCTCCTCTATTCTATTTCCGTTTGCAAATAGAATAAAAGATGGAAAATATTCTTTTAACAATGAAGATTTTCAACTAGAAACCAATCAAAAAGAAGAAAGAAACGCACTACATGGTTTTGTTTATAATAAAACCTTTAAATTAATAGAACAAGAAACTACAGAAAGTTCTGCTAATCTAACTTTAGAATATATAGAACATGCTAAAACAGCAGGCTTCCCTTATACTTATACAATACAAGTAACGTATGTTTTTAATGATAACAATGTAAGTTTAGCTATATATGTAAAAAATACAGACACTAAAACGTTCCCTTTTACTTTAGGGTGGCATCCTTATTTTATAAGTGATAATTTATCTGAAAGTTCTATAAATTTTGATTGTAATCAAAAACTAATTATTGGAGATAGAAATATTACTACAGGTGTTGAAGATGTTAAATCTAAAGTGGTTTTAAATATAGAAAACAAACAATTAGATGATTGTTGGGTTTTAAATACCGATAAAGTTCAGTTTAATACTCCTAAATATCAATTAAACTTTTCTTCTTCTGTAAAAGACAACTTTTTACAAGCTTATACGCCACCTAGATTAAATACAATAGCCATAGAACCTACTACCGGAGTTTCTGATAGTTTTAATAATAAAATAGGGCTACAAACATTAAACCCAAATGAAGAATATTACATCGTTTGGAAAATAAACATCAATAACAATTAA
- a CDS encoding GntR family transcriptional regulator has product MIEVKNKIGIPKYKQIILNIEDAINNGKLKKGDKLPSINEIRKLNKLSRDTVLTAFNELKNRGIIKPVVGKGYYVSSENIDIKQKIFLLFDELNSFKEDLYNSFLENLTPNIQVDIFFHHFNETIFKKLIQDNSGDYNAYVIMPANFKNTGKTIKVLPKEKVYILDQIHKDLENYPSVYQNFEKTIYTNLNTISESIKKYKKLNLIALNDNQPKSLIKGFVQFCEEKEISYEIVEKTSDLPLIKDELFVIPDDKSLLRVIKKMKKQNFVLGQDIGVLSYNDTLLKEIVEGGITTISTDFNEMGKRLAQMILNKEQIKIENPNKLIIRNSI; this is encoded by the coding sequence ATGATCGAAGTTAAAAATAAAATAGGAATTCCAAAATACAAACAAATCATCCTCAACATTGAGGATGCAATAAATAATGGAAAACTAAAAAAAGGAGATAAACTACCTTCTATTAACGAAATTAGAAAGCTAAATAAACTCTCTAGAGACACAGTTTTAACGGCTTTTAACGAATTAAAAAACAGAGGAATTATAAAACCCGTAGTAGGTAAAGGATATTATGTATCTAGTGAAAACATAGATATTAAACAAAAAATATTTTTACTTTTTGATGAATTAAACTCTTTTAAAGAAGATTTATATAATTCTTTTTTAGAAAACTTAACTCCGAATATTCAGGTAGATATTTTCTTTCACCACTTTAATGAAACTATTTTTAAAAAATTGATTCAAGATAATTCGGGTGATTATAATGCGTATGTAATTATGCCTGCAAATTTTAAAAACACAGGTAAAACTATTAAAGTTTTACCAAAAGAGAAGGTATATATTTTAGATCAAATTCATAAAGATTTGGAAAATTATCCGTCTGTTTATCAAAATTTTGAAAAAACTATTTACACGAATTTAAATACAATTTCAGAATCTATAAAAAAATACAAAAAACTGAATCTTATAGCCTTAAATGATAACCAACCTAAAAGTTTAATTAAAGGTTTTGTTCAATTCTGTGAAGAAAAAGAAATTTCTTATGAAATCGTAGAAAAAACATCTGATCTACCCTTAATAAAAGATGAGTTATTTGTAATTCCGGATGATAAAAGCTTATTAAGGGTTATCAAAAAAATGAAAAAACAAAATTTCGTTTTAGGGCAAGATATTGGAGTACTTTCATATAATGACACCTTATTAAAGGAAATTGTAGAAGGAGGCATTACAACAATATCAACAGACTTTAATGAAATGGGTAAAAGACTAGCTCAAATGATTTTGAATAAAGAACAAATTAAAATAGAAAACCCTAATAAATTAATAATTAGAAACTCAATATAA